Proteins found in one Amblyraja radiata isolate CabotCenter1 chromosome 45, sAmbRad1.1.pri, whole genome shotgun sequence genomic segment:
- the LOC116968527 gene encoding histone H3 — protein sequence MARTKQTARKSTGGKAPRKQLATKAARKSAPATGGVKKPHRYRPGTVALREIRRYQKSTELLIRKLPFQRLVREIAQDFKTDLRFQSSAVMALQEASEAYLVGLFEDTNLCAIHAKRVTIMPKDIQLARRIRGERA from the coding sequence ATGGCCCGGACCAAGCAGACAGCGCGTAAATCGACCGGAGGGAAAGCTCCTCGCAAACAGCTGGCTACCAAAGCGGCGCGGAAGAGCGCTCCAGCTACGGGCGGAGTGAAGAAGCCTCATCGCTACAGGCCCGGCACCGTGGCTCTGAGGGAGATCCGGCGCTACCAGAAATCCACCGAGTTGCTCATCCGCAAACTGCCCTTCCAGCGCCTGGTGCGGGAGATCGCTCAGGACTTCAAGACAGACCTGCGCTTCCAGAGCTCGGCAGTCATGGCCCTGCAGGAGGCCAGCGAGGCTTACCTGGTGGGGCTCTTTGAGGACACCAACCTGTGCGCAATCCACGCCAAGCGAGTCACCATCATGCCCAAAGACATCCAGCTGGCCCGCCGCATCCGCGGGGAGCGCGCCTaa